A region from the Mustela erminea isolate mMusErm1 chromosome 10, mMusErm1.Pri, whole genome shotgun sequence genome encodes:
- the C10H1orf122 gene encoding uncharacterized protein C1orf122 homolog isoform X2 produces MLRQLGRRRPEPAGGGNVSAKPGAPPQPAVSARGGFPKDAGDGAAEP; encoded by the exons ATGCTGCGGCAGCTGGGCCGCCGGCGCCCGGAGCCGGCTGGTGGCGGG AACGTCTCAGCCAAACCCGGAGCACCTCCCCAGCCAGCTGTCTCCGCCAGAGGTGGCTTTCCAAAGGATGCTGGCGATGGAGCTGCGGAGCCCTGA
- the C10H1orf122 gene encoding uncharacterized protein C1orf122 homolog isoform X1 — MEWGPGSDWSRGEAAGVDRGKAGLGLGGRPPPQPPRDERAQQLLDAVEQRQRQLLDTIAACEEMLRQLGRRRPEPAGGGNVSAKPGAPPQPAVSARGGFPKDAGDGAAEP; from the exons ATGGAATGGGGCCCGGGCTCAGACTGGTCACGGGG GGAGGCTGCCGGCGTGGACCGTGGGAAGGCGGGGCTGGGGCTCGGCGGGAGGCCACCCCCGCAGCCGCCCCGGGATGAGCGCGCCCAGCAGCTGCTGGACGCGGTGgagcagcggcagcggcagctCCTGGACACCATCGCCGCCTGCGAGGAGATGCTGCGGCAGCTGGGCCGCCGGCGCCCGGAGCCGGCTGGTGGCGGG AACGTCTCAGCCAAACCCGGAGCACCTCCCCAGCCAGCTGTCTCCGCCAGAGGTGGCTTTCCAAAGGATGCTGGCGATGGAGCTGCGGAGCCCTGA